The following is a genomic window from Sporosarcina jeotgali.
CGTAATCGAACAGAGGAATTACTCACTCAGTATCTTCGGCAACCGGGTATCTGAATGAGCCTTCCTGTGCAAGGAATGTCCGTGGCCGCTGCAGTAAAAATTGTTTTTTTGCAAAATCCCGTTCCAATAATGCAGCAAAAGCGAATTGGCGCCACATAGTTGGTGTCGACACGTTGACTTTCATTTTATAGCCATTTTCCAGCATAACCGTGCATCCGACATTCTCCTCTTGAAAATCCGCAATCGCATGATAAGAAATCCAAACATTCTCTTCGGAATTCGGAGACATCGTCGGTAAAAAGATATAAGGTGTGTCGAATGCATGAGCGACAACGATTGGTGTCTTATGGCGGTTTCCGAGTGCATGACGCGCGGTCAACGTCCGTGTTTTTAAGGAAGCACCGTAAAGTTCGCATGTTTTTTTGACGATTTGAATCGGCTTTTTAGGAAGTTCGAATTCAGAATGACGTTCAATTACCCGAGTCGTCAGTTTATAGCCCTCCCGAATCGGTTGTAAAACAAATGTATCGGAATTAATCAGGTAATTCTCGGTATTCTTTCGTGAATGCATCCAAGTCACTCCTACTCACTAAGTAATAATTCCTATTATATAGGATAAATATTGGAAAGCAATCAGTAAAAACAAAATAATCAGAAATAAAACGCGAAAAAACTCTGCACTTGGCGTTTCTTAGCGTCCCTTGTTGAAAAGAGAGATAAGAAATGCACACAAGCAGCAGAGCAAATGGTTA
Proteins encoded in this region:
- a CDS encoding competence protein ComK, which translates into the protein MHSRKNTENYLINSDTFVLQPIREGYKLTTRVIERHSEFELPKKPIQIVKKTCELYGASLKTRTLTARHALGNRHKTPIVVAHAFDTPYIFLPTMSPNSEENVWISYHAIADFQEENVGCTVMLENGYKMKVNVSTPTMWRQFAFAALLERDFAKKQFLLQRPRTFLAQEGSFRYPVAEDTE